Proteins encoded in a region of the Ptychodera flava strain L36383 chromosome 4, AS_Pfla_20210202, whole genome shotgun sequence genome:
- the LOC139131295 gene encoding fibroblast growth factor 9-like isoform X1 gives MTACIMGIFSASTTTAMIAVIYLLIGLAGARPAPTNSTRLQTEVGLLANVANDEPYAYNLDASGARGADRTVRSTIAAWVEALQYRQLYCRSGYHLQIFSDGNISGTQEDNNRYAIIQFVSIHPPNTMAIRGVASGYYLAMNKKGRLYASAELKPDCYFLEGMLPNMHNTYESVREDNKRKKKKRGENRKRRKSRKKNKKRSKKRKKHWYVAFDSKGKPQKGSTVRTEQKMTHFLARPVDIKKVQGLYDTLVSGSS, from the exons ATGACTGCTTGTATTATGGGTATTTTTAGTGCCAGCACTACCACGGCGATGATAGCTGTGATATACCTCCTGATTGGACTGGCCGGAGCAAGACCAGCACCGACTAATAGCACACGTCTGCAGACGGAGGTAGGACTACTGGCGAATGTTGCCAATGATGAACCCTATGCGTACAACTTGGATGCGAGTGGAGCAAGGGGAGCCGATCGGACAGTCAGGAGTACTATAGCCGCATGGGTTGAAGCATTGCAATACAGACAACTATACTGCAGGAGCGGTTATCatttacaaatcttttctgaCGGGAATATTTCAGGAACACAAGAGGACAATAACCGATACg CAATCATACAATTCGTTTCAATACATCCACCGAACACGATGGCCATCAGAGGTGTAGCAAGTGGATACTACCTTGCCATGAACAAGAAAGGTCGGCTCTACGCATCG GCGGAGCTGAAGCCGGATTGCTATTTCTTGGAGGGGATGCTCCCAAATATGCACAATACATACGAGTCTGTCAGAGAAGAcaacaaaagaaagaagaagaaaagggGAGAAAATCGAAAGAGGAGAAAGTCCaggaagaaaaacaagaaaagatCAAAGAAACGAAAGAAGCATTGGTATGTAGCGTTCGATTCAAAAGGAAAACCTCAAAAGGGCTCAACCGTGAGGACCGAACAAAAAATGACGCATTTTTTGGCGCGACCGGTTGATATTAAGAAAGTGCAAGGACTCTACGACACACTTGTGTCTGGAAGCAGTTAG
- the LOC139131295 gene encoding fibroblast growth factor 9-like isoform X2, whose amino-acid sequence MIAVIYLLIGLAGARPAPTNSTRLQTEVGLLANVANDEPYAYNLDASGARGADRTVRSTIAAWVEALQYRQLYCRSGYHLQIFSDGNISGTQEDNNRYAIIQFVSIHPPNTMAIRGVASGYYLAMNKKGRLYASAELKPDCYFLEGMLPNMHNTYESVREDNKRKKKKRGENRKRRKSRKKNKKRSKKRKKHWYVAFDSKGKPQKGSTVRTEQKMTHFLARPVDIKKVQGLYDTLVSGSS is encoded by the exons ATGATAGCTGTGATATACCTCCTGATTGGACTGGCCGGAGCAAGACCAGCACCGACTAATAGCACACGTCTGCAGACGGAGGTAGGACTACTGGCGAATGTTGCCAATGATGAACCCTATGCGTACAACTTGGATGCGAGTGGAGCAAGGGGAGCCGATCGGACAGTCAGGAGTACTATAGCCGCATGGGTTGAAGCATTGCAATACAGACAACTATACTGCAGGAGCGGTTATCatttacaaatcttttctgaCGGGAATATTTCAGGAACACAAGAGGACAATAACCGATACg CAATCATACAATTCGTTTCAATACATCCACCGAACACGATGGCCATCAGAGGTGTAGCAAGTGGATACTACCTTGCCATGAACAAGAAAGGTCGGCTCTACGCATCG GCGGAGCTGAAGCCGGATTGCTATTTCTTGGAGGGGATGCTCCCAAATATGCACAATACATACGAGTCTGTCAGAGAAGAcaacaaaagaaagaagaagaaaagggGAGAAAATCGAAAGAGGAGAAAGTCCaggaagaaaaacaagaaaagatCAAAGAAACGAAAGAAGCATTGGTATGTAGCGTTCGATTCAAAAGGAAAACCTCAAAAGGGCTCAACCGTGAGGACCGAACAAAAAATGACGCATTTTTTGGCGCGACCGGTTGATATTAAGAAAGTGCAAGGACTCTACGACACACTTGTGTCTGGAAGCAGTTAG